In the genome of Candidatus Omnitrophota bacterium, one region contains:
- a CDS encoding TIGR04076 family protein, whose amino-acid sequence MIKTPFPKLKLTVTKVEGVCYHGYKIGDEIILDDFTHPPKHFCLGLAHALFPTIYSLSFGARFPFMENQRSILTTCPDGGKLEFKAEVLDKERKVEKIPKDPDYKGPQPKKMLVEVVKAKGKCAYGYKLGDKFEFEGLKCKPDFCGAAYHLMFPALFALNFGAKFFFMDNPNSIDTVTCPDGGNIVFKITRKG is encoded by the coding sequence ATGATAAAGACGCCGTTTCCCAAGTTAAAACTCACTGTTACCAAGGTAGAAGGTGTTTGCTATCACGGATACAAAATTGGTGATGAAATTATCTTAGATGATTTTACCCATCCGCCCAAGCATTTTTGCTTAGGGCTGGCTCATGCGCTTTTTCCTACTATATATTCTTTAAGTTTTGGCGCGCGTTTCCCATTTATGGAAAATCAGCGCTCTATTCTTACCACCTGTCCTGACGGAGGAAAATTGGAATTTAAGGCAGAGGTGTTGGATAAAGAAAGAAAGGTTGAAAAGATCCCTAAAGACCCCGATTATAAAGGACCTCAGCCAAAAAAGATGCTTGTTGAAGTGGTTAAGGCCAAAGGCAAATGCGCCTATGGTTATAAATTGGGAGATAAATTTGAATTTGAGGGACTAAAATGTAAGCCTGACTTTTGCGGGGCAGCTTATCACTTAATGTTTCCTGCGCTTTTCGCCCTTAATTTCGGGGCAAAATTTTTCTTTATGGATAACCCGAATTCGATTGATACA
- a CDS encoding 2-dehydropantoate 2-reductase, with the protein MKIAVIGAGAIGSLAAGYLADKNEQVVLIARPGQISVISQDGLRIEGVRGSLSVRLPVKEKLDENIDLAILAAKTQDLEKTVMENYAYLKNANILSVQNGIRAEEVIANKLGRDNLFASIVMFGATYLGPGKIVHNFEGDWILGRLTPTANGALEKIKKVTSKVFSSPLSDDIIAMKWVKLFLNANNCLPAILGKSMQETFKNISVCKISLGIWREGWSLVNQARIKLTALPNFPLERITGLISLPPEEAAGIFSNIMINLSKKPLYGSILQSIKRNRLSEIDYINGEFVNLAESMGQKALLNERLVQLVHNVEKSGEFLSEEELINETKSLL; encoded by the coding sequence ATGAAAATTGCGGTTATCGGGGCAGGGGCGATTGGAAGTTTGGCGGCGGGTTACCTTGCTGATAAAAATGAACAGGTGGTTTTAATAGCCCGGCCAGGGCAGATTTCGGTCATTTCCCAAGATGGTTTAAGAATAGAAGGTGTCCGGGGCAGTTTATCGGTCAGGCTGCCGGTTAAAGAAAAACTCGATGAAAACATTGATTTGGCTATCTTAGCTGCCAAGACCCAGGATTTAGAAAAGACTGTTATGGAAAATTACGCATATTTGAAAAATGCAAACATCTTGTCTGTTCAGAACGGGATCAGGGCTGAAGAGGTCATTGCTAACAAACTCGGCAGGGATAACTTGTTCGCCAGCATAGTGATGTTCGGGGCAACTTATCTGGGACCGGGTAAAATTGTGCATAATTTTGAAGGCGATTGGATTTTAGGCCGGTTAACCCCAACCGCAAATGGGGCGTTAGAAAAGATTAAAAAGGTTACCTCTAAAGTATTTTCTTCTCCTTTAAGCGACGACATAATAGCAATGAAGTGGGTGAAATTATTTTTGAATGCCAATAACTGTCTGCCTGCGATTTTAGGAAAAAGCATGCAGGAAACATTCAAAAATATTTCTGTTTGTAAAATCAGCTTAGGTATTTGGCGGGAAGGCTGGAGCTTGGTAAATCAGGCCCGGATTAAATTGACTGCTTTGCCCAATTTTCCATTAGAACGGATTACCGGACTCATTTCTTTGCCGCCAGAGGAAGCGGCCGGGATTTTTTCCAATATAATGATTAATCTAAGCAAAAAACCGCTTTACGGTTCGATACTGCAAAGTATTAAAAGAAACCGGCTTTCAGAAATAGATTATATTAATGGAGAATTTGTTAATCTTGCTGAATCAATGGGCCAAAAAGCCCTGCTTAATGAAAGACTTGTCCAACTGGTCCATAATGTAGAAAAAAGTGGGGAGTTTCTTAGCGAGGAAGAATTGATAAACGAAACAAAAAGCTTATTGTAG